The following coding sequences lie in one Miscanthus floridulus cultivar M001 chromosome 9, ASM1932011v1, whole genome shotgun sequence genomic window:
- the LOC136483024 gene encoding polyol transporter 5-like, translating into MAYDVIADDGAAAPLLASSANSGKPRWNMYAFACATLASMTTILMGYNLALMSGAQLFIRQDLGLSDAQIEVLAGSINVFMLMSILAAGWAADLLGRRGTLVLANVFLMAGALAMSLGNSYSALMAARCITSVGSGFSVVVTSVYNAEISPASMRGFLSSFLDMFISLGLLLSYVSNYAFAGLPVHLGWRIMYGVGVLPPVLLAVGVLAMPESPRWLAMRGRHADARAVLVHTSDTPAEADLRLEEIKQAVREPQVSDGDRGSNVWKELLMRPSASVRRILVCVVGVNFFQQASGIDALVLYSPLVFRKAGMSSDKAVLGATVAAGVVKMCFVLVATLFSDRLGRRPLLLASTAGVAVSMASLGVTLCVGGAASMAASVLSVLAFMAAFSIGFGPLAGTYSAEIIPLRLRAQGASLGTAVNRLTSALVSMTFISLADAITMPGCFFLYAGVGAAACAFVYARMPETKGRSLEDMDVLFAK; encoded by the exons ATGGCGTACGACGTCATCGCCGATGatggcgccgccgcgccgctgcTCGCGTCGTCCGCGAACTCCGGCAAGCCACGCTGGAACATGTACGCCTTCGCCTGCGCCACGCTCGCGTCCATGACCACCATCCTCATGGGCTACA ATCTCGCCCTGATGAGCGGCGCGCAGCTGTTCATCCGGCAGGACCTGGGCCTCTCCGACGCGCAGATCGAGGTGCTGGCCGGGTCCATCAACGTGTTCATGCTCATGTCCATCCTCGCCGCCGGCTGGGCGGCCGACCTCCTCGGCCGCCGCGGCACGCTCGTGCTGGCCAACGTCTTCCTCATGGCCGGCGCACTCGCCATGTCGCTGGGCAACAGCTACTCCGCGCTCATGGCTGCGCGCTGCATCACCAGCGTGGGCTCTGGGTTCTCCGTCGTTGTCACCTCCGTTTACAACGCCGAGATATCGCCGGCATCCATGCGCGGCTTCCTCTCATCTTTCCTTGAC ATGTTCATCAGCCTCGGTTTACTTCTGAGCTACGTGTCCAACTATGCCTTCGCCGGCTTGCCGGTGCACCTTGGCTGGCGTATCATGTACGGCGTCGGCGTGCTTCCGCCGGTGCTGCTCGCCGTGGGCGTGCTCGCCATGCCAGAGTCGCCGCGGTGGCTGGCGATGCGCGGGCGCCACGCCGATGCGCGCGCGGTGCTCGTGCACACCTCGGACACCCCGGCCGAGGCCGACCTGCGCCTCGAGGAGATCAAGCAGGCCGTCAGGGAGCCACAGGTTAGTGACGGTGACCGAGGCAGCAACGTCTGGAAGGAGCTGCTCATGCGGCCGTCGGCGAGCGTGCGCCGGATCCTCGTCTGCGTGGTCGGCGTGAACTTCTTCCAGCAAGCGTCCGGCATCGACGCCCTCGTGCTCTACAGCCCGCTGGTGTTCCGCAAGGCCGGCATGTCGTCCgacaaagccgtcctcggcgccACTGTGGCCGCCGGCGTCGTGAAGATGTGCTTCGTCCTGGTGGCCACGCTCTTCTCGGACCGCCTCGGCCGGCGCCCGCTCCTCCTCGCCAGCACGGCGGGCGTGGCCGTGTCCATGGCGTCGCTTGGCGTGACGCTCTGCGTCGGCGGCGCCGCGAGCATGGCGGCCAGCGTCCTGTCGGTGCTGGCCTTCATGGCGGCGTTCTCCATCGGGTTCGGCCCGCTGGCGGGCACGTACAGCGCCGAGATCATACCGCTGCGGCTGCGCGCGCAGGGCGCCAGCCTGGGCACGGCGGTGAACCGGCTGACGTCCGCGCTGGTCAGCATGACGTTCATCTCGCTCGCGGACGCGATCACCATGCCTGGGTGCTTCTTCCTGTACGCCGGCGTGGGGGCGGCCGCGTGCGCGTTCGTGTACGCGCGGATGCCGGAGACCAAGGGACGGAGCCTCGAGGACATGGACGTGCTCTTCGCCAAATGA